Within the Telopea speciosissima isolate NSW1024214 ecotype Mountain lineage chromosome 4, Tspe_v1, whole genome shotgun sequence genome, the region cgatctcttgcccttattttATATAGCCCAGTGTGAAGAAAGGATTTTTCAATCCACTTTTTCCCTAGTTGGTTTCAAAATTTATACTATTAAAAATAGTTTTCCAACATCCGAAGAATCATTACGGTTTAACCTAACTTAGAAGGGGCCAGGAGGGGGCCACAAAAGACCAAgacttattttaaaaaaaaccttATTTGCTATAGACAATAAGGGACATACCGGAGGCACCGCTACTTCAAGTAATCCGAACAATCAGTCCAAGACCGATGTCTCTTATCTAAATTTGTATTGATATAGATCAATCTGATAaatgggaaactcgatccattattttataggaaaaaaaacatttcttaGTCATGTGGCCCCTGTGCCTTGACACAGGAGCACATAAAATGACCACACCGCCCTCGTGAATCAAAAATCCCATTTATGTTGATGCCTTTGTGCGTATTCTTATTGTCCCCGACGCCAATACAAGGACCACACGACCAAGCAACGACCTCttacgatctcttgcccttattttATATAGCCCAATGTGAAGAAAGGATTTTTCAATCCACTTTTTCCCAAGTTGGTTTCAAAATTTATACTATTAAAAATAGTTTTCCAACATCCGAAGAATCATTACGGTTTAACCTAACTTAGAAGGGGCCAGGAGGGGGTCACGAAAGACCAACACTTATTTTAAAAAAGACCTTACTTGCTATAGGCAATAGGGGACATACCGGAGGCACCGCTACTTCTAGTGGTCCTAACAATCAATCCAAGACCGATGTCTCTTATCTAAATTTGTATTGATATAGATCAATCTGATAAATGGGAAACTCGATTCAtaattttatagaaaaaaaaatatttcttagtCGTGTGGCCCCTGTGCCTTGACACAGGAGCACATAAAATGACTATACTACCCTCGTGAATCAAAAATCTCATTTATGTTGATGCCTTTGTgtgtactctcattggccccgacGCCAATACGGGGACAATACAaccaagcaacgatctcttgcaCTTATTTTATATAGCCCAATGTGAAGAAAGGATTTTTCAGTCCACTTTTGCCCAAGTTAGTTTCAAAATTTATACCATTAAAAAGTATTAAAAAGAGTTTTCCAACATCCAAAGAATCATTAACAGTTTAATTTAACTCAGAAGGGGCTAGGAGGGGTCCACGAAAGACCAACACTTATTTCAAAAAAGACCTTACTTGCTATAGACAAAAGGGGACACACCTCAGGCACCACCACTACCAGTGGTCCCAACAATCAGTCCAAGACCGATGTCTCTTATCTAAATTTGTATTGATATAGATCAATCTGATAGAATCGATTGTAAATTCTTACTCTTATGCCTCCTACTCCTGGGTTTTTTGCATTAGAATGTAAGACACTCTTATATCTTCAACTCATGGGTTTCTAATTATTTCCAATATGGATAAAATTATCACTACTTGCTGGGGCAATTTTATAACAATTAGCTCTACATTGTAATGTTTTTTTCTACCAAGGTCCCGTCAACTAGCCCGGCCCATCAAAATGGAATGCAATGCCTATTCAAGTCTGGGCCTGTTACAACGTCGCTAACAATGATCTGTCCGTCAAGACAACAAGAAGTGgtgtcttctagttcttctaTCTCTCTGACATACATAATGTTGATGGCGATATTGTGTTAAGAACCCTCTTACGTATGGAAaataatcttctccaattccttaaagtgtggcagtgcggcagagataggtggagatgttgacacttgGCAGTTGCTGTATCCAATGATCCATATCAATGAGTTCGGACCGTTGAATGCGACAACTGCcaagtgtcaacatctccacctaacactgtCACACTTTAGGAATcgaagaggattaaaatcccttACTTGTCCCTGTCTTATTGTAACTTCCATCATTAGGGTAGTTACCTAATATGATAGGTAACTTAACCACCTTTTTTAGCAACTTCTTTAATGGTGATGTGTCAATTGGACCACATCAGCCAACTAATGATTGATCAAGTGGATATATTGAGAATACCCAACAAGGATTGCATATTGAAACTGATAGCATGAAGTGCAGGTTTATTCTAAAGGTTCTAACTTCCAATATCCATATTAGAGGTATATAATTTACGGAGAAAAGATTTTATACGCTGATAGTGTAGgttatgccaaaaaaaaatttaagtataagtatcgggtatcgtatcagaaaggtgattttaagagatgtatcgtattATATCGAAGAGACACAAGATACGTTAAAGAGACAtgaaaatggtcaagaaatgTATGAAAATACTTACGATATATACAAAAGatagttttgaagcataaaacattGTAAATAACTATgaaaaaagagaacaaagtatGACAAAACAAgcgcattcaattgattatataataaatgatgaggtttcttacacatactaataccattttttttttgcgtATCGTATTGATACTGTATCGTATCGTTACACGTGTCAATTATTATTGACGGATACGAaaggatactttaaaccttgggctACTCCAACATtgtctttctctatctctccgTTTACACTTTCTCTTctcccaacaccccccccccccccaattggaTTTATATCGTCTACGATtctctagttcctctcacaagagggggtgggacccacccagggcacctgaccgaacactctacccgggtggagtccaccctcctcttgtgagaggtaCTAAGGAACCGCATCGGTCAAGGAACCGAACATGAaaaaaatccccccccccattgACGAATCTGATTGACACCCACTAATTGATGAGCTCCAGCCCAAATTTAGGGAGAAGGAAGTACACGTTGCCAGACTTCCCCCTCAGAGTCGCTAGCCCagcttccctctctctctctctctctccccattaAACATTTaggaccccttctctcttcttattaaatagggaagtagttttttgctcgggagtgtggcctacgcagaactcccatgtgtctatctctctcctacttaaaacaagggggcaaagctGTCTTTTCAtgtgggaagagagagatagactcatgggattGCTGGCATATATATCTCACACTCCCGgttagagttctttttccctattaaaAATTGTCCACTTTTAATATTTAACGTAAAATGCCAATATAAAGGACAACATATAGATCCTTTTCCCCCATAATTAATTGTCTAAAATggtttttccatctcttttaaGTCTTACCAAGAAAGGAACATTTTGGATCCTTATTAAAGAGTGAGGTCAGACTACTCCATGCAGAATCCTTGCTTCCAAACCAGTATCTTATCTGTATTTCCATCGTCCAATCAGTTTCTGCTCTCAAGTCCCTATATTAACCCCgcaagcacacacacacaaacactgAACTCAAGAAAGCTAGAACACTTTATTAAAATATGGCAGCAAATGCAGGGTTTGCGAATGATGAAGAGAGTCTCTACCACAAAGTCCAAGTCCTACCTTTCTCTTCTAAACCAAGGCAAGTAGATACTTAACTCCTCGCTTGGCTTGggctttccttctttttcttccttctttttttttttttgtttttgtttttgtttttttgttttttttgagatttttgaaaagaatttcTCTTTATGGGTCTTTACAGCTTTGAAGACCATAAGATCGGCGATTATGAGAAAACCCAAGAGCCTACCACCATGAGTGAAAGGTTGGGATTGGACGAGTTCTATTCCTTGCAGGTAGGTGCAACTGctaagtgaagaagaagaagaagaagaagaagaatagtctTTCATATCTTCACTCTGTGTAATAAACTGAATAAAttcttattatttatatatacagACGTGGCGAGCTTCTATAGGAGAACTTCTGGGAACGGCCACCTTAGTTTTTGCACTAGACACAATCTACATCGCCTCCTACGAGACCAAGACGGCAACACCGAACCTCGTAGAGCCCGTCTTCATCGCCCTTATCGTCACAATTCTGGTTCTCGCCACCGCCCCCGTCTCCGGTGGTCACCTCAACCCTATCATCTCCTTCTCCGCCGCACTTGTTGGCCTCATCTCTATGTGTCGTGCTGCCATTTACGTTTTTGCCCAATGCATCGGTGCCGTGCTAGGCGCCTTGGCACTGAAGGTCGTGATAGACAGCGATATCCAGAGTGCCTTCGCGCTTGCAGGCTGCACCCTCACCGTCAGCACCGAAGGCCCAAATGGGCCCACCTTAATAGGCATTGAGACGGGCCCAGCGCTTTGGCTTGAGATCATATGCACGTTCGTGTTACTTTTCTGCTGCGTATGGGTCGCATTTGATCATCGCCAAGCCCAGGCCCGTGGGCCTGTCAGCGTGTTTTCAAGCATCGGCATCGTTGTGGGGGTATTGGTGTTTGTGTCGGTGACGCTGACGACGAAGAAGGGGTACGCTGGTGTAGGGATGAATCCTGCACGGTGTCTTGGACCGGCGATTGTTAGAGGAGGACTCCTGTGGGACAGACACTGGATTTTCTGGGTGGGCCCAGCTATAGCTTGTGTGGCGTTTTATATTTACACGAAGGTCATACCACGTCAGCATTTCCAAGCGAAAGAGTTCCGTTATGATTTCCTCACCACCTTCTCACAAGCAACTTGCCAAAAAGCGTGAAGCACGCCAAAGCCCTTCCTCACGCTTCGGTGTGAATTACATAATTTAaataggctatgtttggttgcaaagaaGCCATAGAGAAATTCATAAAATTGTAATGAACTCCTATGTATTTATAGTTATAAAGTAGCATTATATATAAGCCGGATCTTTACTCCACGTGCATGTTTGCTAGAATATATACATGGTTGCATTTGGATACAAAGAAAGTAAAGTTTAGATCCGTGGCGGTTCCTTTGTTGAGATCTTTCCCAGAATCATAAACCTAGCAACCACATACAATCCAATCGTTGTGGGACTAAAAACTCACTACATCGTAATTTTGTCAATCACATTCGAATAATTATCTCCCTTTGAGCATCTCCGAACCATGGAACTCTAGTACCTCTAACAACTTCAATTAGCTCTAATGTGCATCCATTGAGCATAATTTCAGCCGTTAGATGTGTGCAAGTCAACTTGAATTTGAATGTAATTTACTGATTCCATGAATGAATTGTTGATGATTATAGACAGTTTGATAATGAAAATTAATTTATAGGGCAAAACGGACAAAACAAAATTTCTCATAGAGTTCCAAATGTATCTGGGGGTAATTTGTTTattaacaaagaagaaaaagactaCCCAACAATCTCATTGATGATCACAAAATCAAAAGGATTAACACCAATTCAGTCTCTTTCTTTGTTGAAATTATGAATATTTAGTATTTGTTTAGTGTACAAAATAAGGATTTTGCTCTTTGCGAGGCTCGAATTATATCAAATATTTACACTCCACATATAAGGGGCAGTCTTCTTCTACTGGTAGGACATAGAAATAGTATTACATATTGAATTAAAAATCTATGTATTATCTTTTGTCTTATTTGATGCACCAAATAATTATGAACCCATGTAACCATACATGATTACACAAAAAATCTCCCTAAACATAAAGAGCGGGGTTGAGTGAAAGAGAAGCAATGAAAGTGATAGTTACAactccatgtaaccatgcatGGCTATACGTAGAGAAttccataaaataaaagaaaggggcCAAAATCTTACGAAAGATCCCAAACAATAGAGAAGCATTGAGGGCTAGACATGGGAAAACGATTGGGGTACGCGTAGGTAATTGTCAtcatgtatatatattgttCAACTTCCACTaaaatcaatctctctctctctcatataaaaaaagttgtttatttgtttttgatCTCCCAAGTCTCAACTCAATCTTAGATTATTTTAGGCTCTGTCGAGCAGCTCCGCAATAGAGGACCAGGATCCAACCCATACACTTCGTACTACATAATACATGGTTGCATTTCGGTACAAAGGAAGTAAAGTTTAGATCCGTGGCGGTTCCTTTGTTGAGATATTTCCCAAAGTCATAAACCCAGCAGCCACATACAATCTGATCCATGTGGGACTAAAAGCTCACTACATCCAGTccttttgaattatttttatttgtttatggaccgagtttccctccacccacggcgaatgggatccagatcttctacagcGCAGGCTGCCCATCCTATCGTGCTACGCAGACACAAGACAGTGCACATTGACCATCTTACCCTTGCCCGAGTGCCTTGTCTGAgcggggtaaggtagtcattgcGCGTGACCCTGTGTCTGCGCAACACAGGCAGGACAGGGCAGCGCGCgatagaagatctgtgttggtataggatctcattcaccgtggGGCAAGAGAGGGTGGAAAAGAAtatgggagggtattttgaaacatacaaaaaccTTAAAAGGGGTTTATGAACCacaggatggtgggtgaaccgtcctctatgggtgaagagaaacttagTCTTTTGtttattgagaaagaaaaaaaagactaacCGATAATCACATTGAGAAACACTAAATCAAAAGGATTGACACCAAGTCTCTCCTTTATTGAATTTATTAATAGTTTGTATTTGTAATCATGATCCCATGTAATCATACATGATTACACAAAAAATCCCCCATTAAAAAAAGAGCGGGTGAAGTCAGAAAGAAGCAATGAAAGTGGAAGGGGCCAGAATCTTACGAAAGATTCCAAACAAGAGAGAAGCGTTGAGGGCTAGAAATGGGAAAATGATTGGGGTACACGTAGGTACTTGTCATCATATACATGTATTGTTCAATTTCCACCaaaatcaatctctctctc harbors:
- the LOC122658972 gene encoding aquaporin-like, coding for MAANAGFANDEESLYHKVQVLPFSSKPSFEDHKIGDYEKTQEPTTMSERLGLDEFYSLQTWRASIGELLGTATLVFALDTIYIASYETKTATPNLVEPVFIALIVTILVLATAPVSGGHLNPIISFSAALVGLISMCRAAIYVFAQCIGAVLGALALKVVIDSDIQSAFALAGCTLTVSTEGPNGPTLIGIETGPALWLEIICTFVLLFCCVWVAFDHRQAQARGPVSVFSSIGIVVGVLVFVSVTLTTKKGYAGVGMNPARCLGPAIVRGGLLWDRHWIFWVGPAIACVAFYIYTKVIPRQHFQAKEFRYDFLTTFSQATCQKA